The following is a genomic window from Bradysia coprophila strain Holo2 chromosome IV unlocalized genomic scaffold, BU_Bcop_v1 contig_5, whole genome shotgun sequence.
AACAACACATTCGGATCGAGTGATTCGCCCTCGAATTTCGGTCGTTTTGCCTGTAGAAGCTTCCGTTTGTGATTCGCTTTGCGATTCTTCTTCTCTCCTTGCCTTTTCTTGATCAAATTctgtttggtttgttccttTTCCTCCTTTTCCCGGTCCTTTCGCAGAGCTTTCTCCACCATCAGCAATCGATCATTGGACGGAGCAGCTACGCCTCGCTTTTTACCGTTGACCCAATGATTAAATGCACATGGCATCACCGCCGAATGAATAGCCGTGCATATTGTGTCGTCAATTGGATTCCATTCTATCGTCTCTAGGTGGGTGGAAGAGTCTGATTCACGTGATTTGTAGAGATCAGCTATTCGGATTGTGTTGCCGGAGCTGTCAACGAAATCAAAGATTTTAGCAAAAATTGTCAGAATGATGATCACACCCCGCTCCGAGTACCCACCTTGTCCCGATAGACTTAACATAGACCATCGCTTGAGCGTTATGTTTCCCCAGATGACTGAGCAAATATTCATTGGCGGgaaattgtttgattttttcaatGCAGTTCAATAGCGGTACCAGTAGCGTTTCACTTTTGACTCGATACAGTCGTTGCAGGTCATATTCAACGTCACTAATTGTTATCACTTTCATGTCGGTAACACCTCCTGTGCTGGCATTAATACGAACTGAAATTGAGGAAGGTCAGTACAGCAAGAAAACGAACTTCCAATTCGAAATTGTACCTCGATGAGTTATCGTATCGGGACCGAACCGTAATGCACACCATTCTGCTATCAATTCCGCCAGAGTCATTTGTTCGGCTCCGAATTCGCACTGATATTCTAGCTTCGGTGACAAATTGACGTGCTTTACAGTGCCGTCCTTctgtttttcgcaataatcCTGGCTGCTGTCGACCACCAAGCGACAACAGTCGACGTTGTTGCGTTTCACCTTCCACAAACGGCGTGTGCGATTTGTGTCCAAAGTGAGACTCTCGCTTGATGGAACCGATGCGCCGAACTTCTGCAAATATTCTTCGTATTCCCAGATTTTATAATTGGATACGGACTCTTCCAGCGGTTGTGGCTGGCGTATGAAATTTGGATCGAATGTCCTATCGACTCGTTCGACGAACTGATTGGTTTCGAATGAAAACACCTCGTTCTTCTTCGGAACAACAATGTTCGCCTTAACGGCGTGCATGAAAGCGAGCCGGTTCTTCTCCAAACAACCCAATGACAGTGCCGGCAACAGGTCATCAAAGATGACGACGTTCTTGTCTTCGTACGTTTTGACGGTGAACGTAACATTCCAATCTGTCGATAGAATTCTGGCAGAACTCAATATTGCTGCGAGAGTCTTTAGACTGATGACAACGTCAATTGATTCACTTTGTATGAATGAGTCGTCTAGTGGATCCAATGTGATCTCCgtaatgttcgaaaaaaaatggttcaaaAACGGACAGCTCAACCGTACGAGATTTCGGTACTTATTGGGGTTCACCATCAATACGACACCCGTTTGCTTGATTGTTTTTTCGTGTTCGACCGTCGCATCACCATCACTATCCGCTCGACTGATAGGAATAGCCGATTGTAACTGATAGCAAGTGTTGTTCGCTGTCGATGCGCTCTGGACCGCATCCTGCCATCGTTTCGTTATAAACTTATTCAGTTCGGTCTGCAGATCGTAGCAGTTCTTGATGTTCCGTTTGTAGAATTCACTTTTCACGAATTCGTAAAATTTCGCTTTCTCCCTGTTCCGCTCGATCGTTAACTGCCCATAGACTCGAATATCATTGCGATCGCTCATCGATACACCACTCGGATCGCCTCTCAGCTTTGCAATTGCATTCAAACACGATTGGTGCTGTTGCGAATTCATCGACGATCGTTCGGGAAATTGGGCAAACAGAACCGTTTTCGAAGGATTACCGTGGTAGTACAACTCTTTCGTTACTTCTTGGCCGGTACGAGGATCGGTTCGGATGAACTTATTTTCGGTGGGCAAATCATTTCCCAATCCATAGTTGTCCAGTAGGTGAATGTGGTCGATTTCGTTGAGATGGCAAAAGAATATGTCCTTTTCATCGTCCGAGATTTGTTTCTTGTACAGACTTGATGCTGCTGATCCGCTTCCTTTCCATAGCCTTGATTAGGATAGCGAGGAAAGTAGAAACGAAACGAGTTTGAGGTTAGAATATCGGAATTATTTGCATTGACAGTCGTCCTtaccaatttaaatttttaaattcgtcCATCGGTCTTCGATAGCAAAGTGGTGCACTAGCAGCTGTAGCATATTATGTTAAactaatcaaacaaaattagcACAAGATTTTCAAAACAGTGAAAAGATGTTGTTTACGAACGTATTAATGACACACATGACACTGGAATATGATTGTAGCCATACGGGCGAGAGTTAGCGGgaactatttaaaaaaacacgACGTCAGAGCTGAAAATAATGTCACAGAATGTTTAAAGATGGCAAAAcccagttaaatttaacttgtCTCGGATTCAGCTGTCAAATATCGAGAGTAAGCCCAGCTTTAATTTGTAtgtgatttctctcattttaaCGTGTCACCCCGAGACCAGTTGTAATAGagtatcagtcaaaaacccttaaagggtaaatgtgacgcaagtcctttatcttactttcAAAATAACTGACATCGCtaagggtgacgcattgtgcgccgtacgcaaaaaatgtgacgcaaatttctttttgtaaaactttctttcacaaattttttgggtcaattttttgcgtacggcgcacaatgcgtcaccctcagcgatatcagttattttgaaagtaagataaaggacttgcgtcacatttaccctttaagggtttttgactgatatcagtacttttgtaagttttaagGATAAAGCGCCAGTTATAAcacacggtgagcttgaaattttttttatttgacctctcgtggacatgaaatgtttttagtggtttttgtagagggcggcagcacgagtaagaataacataacaagaaaatatttcgatgggaaaatttttaattagatcgatttttcgtttttctgtgcCCTGCAGGAAgcttcgaaaattgtttgaaacctactggtgacttgtatgatcacaaaaatatagttactgtttagcctgaggtctaggctttacagcgataccaatcatgacattcatgactaccaagaaacatcttttatgaaggaaagtcattctactatgtcgatgtgaattttaaaggcTGTATCATACGTGGATTACTTATATTTTCTcttaaaaagtatttttagttaattaacataatttaAGGGGTTAATAAAAGGTCAAAGGATGAGCTTGGATTTCATTCTGACAAAATCTTTGTTGGTACACCTGAACGACCACCCAAATTTCTTCGTATAATGTCTCATTTTTTAGTGGAAACAACTAAAATGTTGcagaattagcttagaatgaCTATTGGAGAAACTACgaacgaaacaaaagaaaggtttgttaatttttgactcGAGATAATGCAGTTTACTCATGGGtgcaatttacaaagaaacctATTTCGAGTTAAAAATCTTCTTTCGACCTTTTATTAACCccttaaattatgtaaaataactaaaaataatttataagagaaaataaaagtaaaccacgtatgatacagcctttaaaattcacatcgaCATAGCAGAATGACTTTccttcataaaagatgttttttggtagtcatgaatgtcatgattggtatcgctgtaaagcttagacctcaggctaaacagtaactatatttttgtgatcaaacaagTCACCAGTAGGGTCCAAACAGTTTTCGAAGCTTCCTGCAGCgcacagaaaaacgaaaaatcgatctaattgaaaattttcccatcgaaatattttcttgttatgttatccttactcgtggtgccgccctctacaaaaaccactaaaaacatttcatgtccacgagaggtcgaataaaatttttttcaagctcaccgtgaacatatccaaaattttttttttagagacgAAGAAAGCAATTTTATATGTCCCGTAACACAAAAGATAATACCAAAACCACATTTGAAACAGGAAAATCCAACTACAagataattttcatatttgccaCTGTTTTCTGATTCTAAAACACTGAGACTTTGTCGAAGACACCGaccttaaaattgaaacacttttgGTCATTTCGCTcgtattctactcccaaaactctgagactttgccgaagacacCAATTCTCCATCTGCTGCcatacatttcgaaaaaagtccaaaaacataaaattgaaacacttttccagttttggtcatttcgcccgtattctactcccaaaactctagagactttgccgaagacacCAATTCTCCATCTGCcatacatttcgaaaaaagtccaaaaacataaaattgaaacacttttccaaTACTGCCttattctactcccaaaactctgagactttgccgaagaaaccaaccttccatctgccacagttccCGAGATAAGTGTCAAAACTGAAAGTGactaaatttttccagctgcccaaccatacGACgattttaggaaccaacctagtggatccacacaattttctacaagaaacacatcccaaaacaacacacatgGCCATCCATTTCATGttagggtgtgtcgatttcaattattttttttagtcattccgggttccgccctaccgcgattcaccctcgcactagcaataataatcagcaaatttttttttttttctaagtcaatataagcttgcaccgtaactttttcaaaaattttcgagctacacgagatagctggattatgggtccgaaccaaaaaaaatctacagatgcttttgcaaagttttcactctgtacggcatctagagggtctactagaacatacaaaaattaaaaaaagttaaaaaaatgtcattttggTATAGCATCAAGTTTCACtgaggtggaattttcaagaattttgtaagtggaaaagtcATCTCTTCtgggtgattttttttcaagctattgttgtgatagctcattttgtaggtatttcaataGCGCATCCAGCAAACATACAGTTTAGatagataaatttaaatattttttggtttcgcTGTTGGAAGGCCCAAAAATTGGGCATTTCTTTGAGTATGGagacaattaacattttaaatacagcaagtaaatgaaaaattttgacagaaattcaaatattattcatgaataacacatttaaaagctgaaaatagtaagatttcgttttttaagagaagccaatttgttatgttttcgaaaatacccAAAGAAATGCCCCATTTTTGGGCCTTCCAACAgtgaaaccaaaaaatatttaaatttacctaTCGAAACTGTACGTTTGCTGGATGCGCtattgaaatacctacaaaatgagctattacaacaatagcttgaaaaaaattcacccagGTGAGATgacttttccacttacaaaattcttgaaaattccaccttGGTGAAACTTGATGCTATACCAAAatgacggtaaaacatttttttaactttttttaatttttgtatgttctagtagaccctctagatgccgtacagagtgaaaactttgcaaaagcatctgtagatttttttttggttcggacccataatccagctatctcgtgtagctcgaaaatttttgaaaaagtgacgatgcaagcttatattgacttagaaaaaaaaaatttgctgattattattgctagtgcgagggtgaatcgcggtagggcggaacccggaatgactaaaaaaaataattgaaatcgacacaccctatTTCATGtgccaaaatatacaaaacacacatacaaattggcttttatatggcatttgtatggagactttggggagctccacctcccaagatatgggttttttccaacttttgaacattccattcttatttttgggccattattagcctataaccgaaatttcaggaaaatctatagaaacgtttgggagttgctggatccacttttccataggaacgaAGTAACtgactaactaactaacgtaggcgatttcaattatctgaaaaaacgaaattttgcttattttcatacaaaaatcaatatttcgaagttcaatatctcggccaattttgaagctgcagtaacgtgtgatagctcgttgaactcgtatggattcctagattcaAGGTATCCTAGTTTGGGGGTCGCTGGAGTTAAGGGgtagaagtcaaaaagttgctgtaaatatgctccgccgtcctcaaaaaattttggttaaaacatttttggtagtggacttgcgtcacgcccgcttactaacgtgcgggcatgattatgatgaaagagaaagaaatattttgacaagtaccccaagtcAAGTTACAGTAAACTGATCTTCGTAACGTAACATCTTGAAAGtaaagcaaatactttgacaagtaccccaaggcaggTTAtattaactagtcttcggttttctcgctctgatcataacagttcTATACACTAATCTTAAACATTCTATAtgagtgttaaaagagcgtagaattttttttcacacatCACCCATCGAgatcaattaaattaactGATTTTTCTCCtgtttttatacaaattttgacatatcacccaGCGAAAtcataggtttgttccaaggtcatttcgaaatgtcaaatttcaccCACAGAAGccaacttaacctcaactttcaggttgacggaaattttaacgaaaaatttacaaagaaatttgtcgacgtttaggttatgtgAGATGAggatgaaatcgtcgtcgttcgtgttgtcaaagtttgggttcacagttatttggaacaaacctattgaaAGTCAAATATATTCTAGTGGCGACTGAACCGCTCGAATTTTGCTTCAATCCACCTTCGTGAGttggttctttcagaatttaGGAAGGACCATTGTGAAATAAACTCTGCGACTCCGTTTAAATTGATGAAGACTAAGTATTGAACGTTGATCCCACATACATTGACAACACTGGCTTGATTGGTGTAAGATTTTGCGGCTTTCGTGAGACGTAAGCTTAAGAATTATAACAAAAGTACTTCAAATatctttacaaaagaaacaaaCCGAGCACACTATCGCAGAGTGGGGAGCCGagcgatttttatttttaaatcagCTTAAGATTGGGATGTGGATGACGTTGTAGAGCTTAAATGTCTTCAGCAAAGAAATATATATTAATTAGAGgagcacgacagagtaaagttaaccaggcaggagcgctgatttgactcaggacctgaataatctagtagccctacagcctgggacagtcaaaaaagtgcatttttgTTCTATACGTGTttccatagaggtagactacctagaggaattatgacccgaaattcattgaaaaatcatattaCACACACCACTAAATCCAAAAACGTCAACTCtacttcttccttttttttattacaataatTGTCTTGTTCCATTCATACATATATTTATTCATGTTGTCATTCATTATTCGTTCATAACACGTGTATGAGTTACAATTAAAAGAGTAAATgaagttttcaatttcttttttgaattgaaaatgccTTTAGAAATCCTGATCCGACAAAACCGAATTTGTCCACATTTGTCCAGGGACGCAAATTGCAAGAACAGAATTTCCGTACacagaaaaccaaaacaagactccttttcacatttattgaaCTTCAAGGAaacatccttttacaaaaaattgtaaacttttggtaaaattacaatttgataTTGAAATAGTTATaacgaatttaaaaatgtttttgcaatttattcTTGCAGATATTTGTATCATTTGCAAAATAAAGCCAGAAAGCAAACTGGTGAATTTAAGAAATATGAAACAGACCACATATAAACTAATTCAACTAACTTTCATTCACAAACACCActtataacgaaaaaaaatatattttttaatttgcatttCGTTTGAAGtaataatattcaaaatttcgcGGACATTTTTGGGAccataaatttgatattattcTTTTGACGTTATGAGTCCCTTAGGCCGCTAGCGCAGTTAAACGGAGAGCTCTCCGTTTAGAAAACGGTTCATCCGTTTACTTGACATTTTGAGTGTTTGAgtgtttttcaatcaaattttattttcacttaaaatgttctacaaaaatatgatttgacactgaaaaagtatttattatcaaatttaattgatattttaattgattgaaactattatcaacatttatttaaaacatttgaacgaaataattgataaacaaaaaaaacagacATTCCACTATGAACATGTTGTTGCAAGTTTTGGTAACAtttaagtgcccattccacttaaaaaaagtactccgtgagagagcaagctgtcaaataaacaaagaaaaattgaaaaaattcaattttgtctctcacacggagtactttttttggtaagaggaaactaagcattacttttgacattaagagtccctATACTGTCTGCACACGaagctgtcacacacacatttaaacatatgatttttcattttaatttgtcagtttgttctattgagagggcccttgcgtgtttcatcgatttcagctgttttgccattgtaatttgtattgttaaaacagctgaaatcgataaacacgaaaatcataaaaatacacttttttgactgtccttggctgtatcatggccctacgttagtgaagaaccgtgacgcaagtccgttcacactgaaaaatttgacaaaaaaaaatttccgcaggtattttttgcgaataaaatttttcaatttatgtcactgttcatttgagttcattttcatccagtgtattaggtcccttatttgacgtttcgaaaatgaaacgctcctgcctggtttattttactctgccgtgagaGGAGCCATCTCCTGAAGGTGTCAACGATCGGCTGCATACAAACGTAAAAGTAATGGCTCGACTAATTTCGTTCTTTCGCGTTTTTCTTAAAGAATGACCTTATCCGAGCTATAACTTTTCTCTACGACGTCATCTAATCTACAGCTCAAGCAGAGACTTTACTCGATTTTGCAGAAATTGATCGGATCCCACTGTGACGCTATGTCGCCTTACAATTTTcctatttctttgtttctttatttttatttcttacaTTGATTTTGCGATTCagtttcttaccaaaattctttaaaactcATTTGTATCGCGAGAAGGTTTTCTGCTTAAGCTGTAATCGCACTTACGCTGTTTAGCTCTATCTTGATTTAGTTTTTAACAATGGAAATTGGAAGGAGGTTCCATTGTTTGATCGCAAAgatggattcttttgaaaatccacctatcaaaaccggacccatttcgtctagGATGGAtgtatacatggtttgaaaggtctttgccagtagacctcaaaacagacctcacacagtctcgagccacagctggttgctggtggaagatcttcgaagttggaaaaatagtgttttttatccgaattttttggccgttataaatgattcTTCCGCGTGAGaatgggctcgttggaaagttGAGCTTAAGTACTatcgggtcatgcctagtttgattttgataaatgtttgcaaaaatttgcaagaaaaattttca
Proteins encoded in this region:
- the LOC119071532 gene encoding uncharacterized protein LOC119071532; this translates as MDEFKNLNWLWKGSGSAASSLYKKQISDDEKDIFFCHLNEIDHIHLLDNYGLGNDLPTENKFIRTDPRTGQEVTKELYYHGNPSKTVLFAQFPERSSMNSQQHQSCLNAIAKLRGDPSGVSMSDRNDIRVYGQLTIERNREKAKFYEFVKSEFYKRNIKNCYDLQTELNKFITKRWQDAVQSASTANNTCYQLQSAIPISRADSDGDATVEHEKTIKQTGVVLMVNPNKYRNLVRLSCPFLNHFFSNITEITLDPLDDSFIQSESIDVVISLKTLAAILSSARILSTDWNVTFTVKTYEDKNVVIFDDLLPALSLGCLEKNRLAFMHAVKANIVVPKKNEVFSFETNQFVERVDRTFDPNFIRQPQPLEESVSNYKIWEYEEYLQKFGASVPSSESLTLDTNRTRRLWKVKRNNVDCCRLVVDSSQDYCEKQKDGTVKHVNLSPKLEYQCEFGAEQMTLAELIAEWCALRFGPDTITHRVRINASTGGVTDMKVITISDVEYDLQRLYRVKSETLLVPLLNCIEKIKQFPANEYLLSHLGKHNAQAMVYVKSIGTSSGNTIRIADLYKSRESDSSTHLETIEWNPIDDTICTAIHSAVMPCAFNHWVNGKKRGVAAPSNDRLLMVEKALRKDREKEEKEQTKQNLIKKRQGEKKNRKANHKRKLLQAKRPKFEGESLDPNVLFDEQGNINILDLVSSGYAGENHQSGEQNSLSESVCLETYCRDAGTVPDDSIEG